A segment of the Carya illinoinensis cultivar Pawnee chromosome 1, C.illinoinensisPawnee_v1, whole genome shotgun sequence genome:
atattatttctttattaaataattaaaatagttataTCATCTATGGTAAATGAGTCAAACAATGACTTTGACAAAGGTATTGAAAAAGTAGAATGATATGGTTTAGCCTAAGTTCATGTTGAAACTAAACTCGTTGGACGTGAGACACGTGTTATATAACAGTACATTGTGGAACATGTATTGGTGTTTGCGACAATAAACATAGTGATatcaataataatgataatgttGTAGATTGTAATGATAATAAGAATAATGACAATGAAAGTTAGTGTTGTTGACgaaaagatgaaaattataCCAATCTAGAAGAGTGTATAAAAAGTTATAGCAATGATAATGGTAACGATCAAGATTCAAGTCTAGAATAATAAAGCATTGCAAtcttattctatatatatatatatatatatttttaaaaaaagattgttGGTTGATTGTAAAATATGTAGGATAAGAGTGTAGAAAGATTCATCCTCCAAAACCATCAAGTCCGATCTGCCGCAATCTCAGAGCGAGATTTCTTAAAAAATGGCCCTTTATGGCGAGCCTTACATCGACTAATAATATTCATAcggtaattttttattttttatttttacaatttcaaggattgttatataataaaattgaaaaactaaataaaaatctttagaGTCTTTAATGACGCGAGACAGACAATCATACTCGAATATTGAATGCTTATAAACGATTTGTTAAGTAATTTTAGGTCCATTATTTTTGCTTTGCCATTTTTGGAACAATGCTTGTGTTCTTTTCAAAGGTATAGTTTGCAAAGGAACTATGTAAAAACCTAAATCCTAAATTAAAGAGTATTGTTATTAGCTTATTCAAAATTTACTGTTCAAATAGCTTTGTTGACATGGCACATGACttgttaaaaaacaaaaaaaaaacctaaatccTATAATTCAGAGAGTACAACTATCGAGTTATTTGAAATTTACTATGCAGATGATTTTCTTTTACTACAATATAGTATCAcgtaatttattataaaaaaatataaaaaatatattcaaacaaaaaaatgaaaaaatataaaacgatGAATACTGAAATTTTAGATTCTCTacttttttatgtatttatgtttttactttttttaataaattatatgacattatttataaaataaaataattaaaaaaaaaaaaaaaagagtaaataaaCCTAAAACATTGCTTTTgtagtgagtcaagttttgtCTTGTTCGCTTTCTGCCTTCTGGTCAATGCCTTGTGAGTTGTGGCAGTTATCGTTGCAGCTATTGAAATTGAGTTGTGGGGCAGAGACAGTGTGAAGCCGTAGAACCAACCAAACCACTCTCCAGGCAACAACAACAGCAGCAAACTCCTACAACTCGTCACTGATCCTCTCCCCGCAATCCCCGAAAGCCAACCCATACGCAATCTCTCTATATGAACTCTGCAAACACTCTAATCCACCCTCCTCATTCTCTCTCTGGATTCTCTCTCCTACGCCACAAATGCCGTCTCGTACCTCTCCACCTCTCCTGCTCCTTCTCATCTCCTCGACGCCGTCGTACCAACCGCCGAAAGAATCCCAGGCTCTTCTCTGACCCCTCCACGGCCGACCCCTCCCCTGACCCTACGCTCCAAACCGTCATCGACCTCAACCTCCTTACCTCACATACCTCGTCTTTGCTCCAAACCTCGCAGTCCCATCTCCACGAATTCCTTTCCTCTGCCAGAGACGCTTACGAAGACCTACAAACTCTCATCACCCTCGACTATGACCGTCGGCTTGTCGTCTCGTGCCGCCGTTCTACGGTTCAGTTTGTGGGCGGTTTAGTGATTTGCggctttgttttggttttttctttttcggttTTGTATAAACTGGGCTTGGGCTTTCTTCGGCGCCGGTCCGGGTTCGGGAACGGACCGGTTGTGGTGCGCAGGGACCGGAGCCTTGGGGGAAGAGAAGTCGTTGTTGGAAAGAGGGTCAGCGGGGAGAGCAATCGTAGGGTTTCCGGCAATCCTCTATCGCCGGCTTTGCGCGCCAACTTGGGAGTATCGGAAAGAGTTCCGAATAATCGGGTACGGGCACTGGAGAAGAAGTTACCGAAATGGTGGCCGGTTTCGGTGTCGCCCCCGGGTTTTGTGATGAATAAGCAGGAGTATCAGAGGGAAGCGGACAGGTTGGTTCGAGGTCAGTGTtcttatttttacaaaactttgTTGGAATTTTGGTGATTTTCCTGGTTGTCGAATTGCTGATTTATTGCTGGCCTGAGTTTTAGATTTACTGCTAATTGCTGAATTTGCGGCTAAAAATGACGACCCTACACTTCAAGCTCTCATCAGGCAGTTAGAAGGAGGACAAAGTGTTAAAACCGTTATGGATTGAAATATGACATTTACTTAAGACAGGGATAATCTTTTGTAGGTAATTAATATGGCTCtaaggagaaaataattgagAATGTTCGTAGTAGCCATTGGAGGGCCCTTGGTTTTTACTGTAGAGTGACAAATCATGTTAGCAGGTCATGTTTGTATCATGTCaagtcatatatattatactatatggTTTAACCCAAACACAACCCGTTAAACCTAACAGGCTagattttcaaatcctaatacgacctattaaaataatggatTGACACGACACAACTCATTTTGGCctgttattaattaattaaaaataggtCGACACGACACGAGCCGTTTCAACCCGTTTATGTAAAGGGATTGAATTGAcccaaataattcatttgacctgattaatataatttcctataaagttaaaatcataatatctcccaaaaatataaatctaacTATAttagtccaaaattacaatccaaacaataaagaCACCAAAATTAAAATCCCAACAATACCAAATATGAGCATTACTTCATAAGCCAAaaaaccaaataataaaaacataaacatattgtaataatattaatgttacaATCCCAATAATGATAAACACAAGTCTAAACAATTTCAGAACTTGAAGGAGGAAGTGAAGCGTCCTCCTTGCTCTTGTTGATATCCGGCTCCATAACATCTTCAGTTAGCTTGTCCAATTTCATTTCTTgtgtttctattaaaaaaaaaatggtatcaGTAAAGTTTAatgtcaaataaaattattctattgAAAGCATtacattcaattatttaataaactaaaattaatgtTACCTTGCTTGCCATATAACCAATCTCTTCTGCAAACTAATATGCTTTAACAATATTTGGTGCACTCCTAAACTAATCAATGATATGCCCACCAACACTAAAAGTAGATTCAGATGCAACGGTAGAAATAGGAATACTCAAAATGACACAAGCCATATAAGCAAGATCAGGATAAcaatattcattttctttccgAAAGGAAAGAATATCAAGGTTTGCATTTCTATCTGCCCTAGGTTCATCCAAATAAAGCTCCAATTGACTTATTTGTATGTGAGCAGCAAGATCATAGtttaaaatgaatcaaattcctacatacaaaataataataataataataataataataataataataataataataataataataataataaaagaaaacaaaattttcaagcCAACATGATATAAAACAACAATCTAATATAAATcgttaaacaaaaaatattatttgaattgacCTTCATTACTTGTCTGGTCCCTCTACTAAAAAGATGTGGATTGAATTTCCACTCTACTGACATTTCTTTCAAAAGTTGTGGTAGAACTTGAGGGAGCACCAGAACTATATTTCGTGAAAAGATATGTCAATTTCGTACGAACATTCAAATACTCTAGGGATCCGTTTCCATAAAGCagataataagaaaatttaacaaattaaagCTTGTATTGAGGATCCATTATAATTGCTATGGCCAACATCACATTGGACTGaccaatatttctcaaacttagCAAGCATTTGATAAGACATTTTCCTCATGTAGTCATCTTCATGCTTGCACTGTTCCTTTAAtgtcaaataaatcataaaaactGCTGGGAGGTACAAATTGGTTGAAGGGTATTTGGTTCTAGAAAAGTCACAAGTGGCATCATAAGAAACAACCAAGAAAGTGTTAATCTTCTCCACTTGATCCCACTAGGATGTGGATAGACAATACTTAAAATTTGAATCAGTCAACTCCAAATGGCAAAAAGCACGACGATGGAAAAGAGCACTCTCAAgcataaaaaaaagtagaattccATCTATTAGGGACATCCTGTCTCAGCCCTTTCTTACTCTTCAAAGACATTTAATTGGTTGATTCTAaaacttttttgtttccttgtttGTGATCATTTAACATACTTATACTCTCTCATAAACTTTTTGGATGGCATAATCAATCTGTTTTAACCCATCTTGTACTACCAAATTAAGGATATGAGGGCAACAACGAAGATGAAAGAACTCACCATCACacttaatttaaactatttcactactattcacagaccATTTCACTAGTATTTATAGAATTCTGAGGTACTCTTAAGTGTCCAAACGAGCCCTTAATCCTCTTTGATTGTGCTCTCTTGGGGAAATGCTTGTGGTGTTATGCCTATAAAGATAGAGCCTTTGGAGGCAGCTAGCAGACACGAAGTATGGAATCTTGGGCAGTGGTTGCTGTCCCCTCTATTTAAACTGGTTTTCTTGTTTGGTCTCTAGGAAAACATAAGGAGAATTTTTCCACTTTGCTAGATTTGTTGCGAGTGGTGGGTCCAAGATCTGCTTTTGGTACAATGTCTGGCAAGGTGACCAATCTTTGTAAAATGCCTTACTGAAGTTATTCAGAATAGGTCATTTTAGGTGTGCCTATTTGGCAGGTACTACGAATTTGCATGATTCTATACAGTGGTGTGTCAATTTTGCCAGGGAGGCCCACAAGTTGGAGGTGGATCTCTTCACATTCTTTTGACCAAATGTATTCAAGTCGGGTGGGACATAATGGTGAAGATAAAATGTTTTGTGACCCATTGAGGAAAGAagtgttcaaaaaaaaaaaaaggagttagCACTCACTTTCTTGGAAACTTATGAAGGAAGTGAGTGCATTTCTTCATTTGGAGCGGCCTTAGGGAAGAGTTTTAACCTAAATAATGTGAGGAAATGAGGTATTATAGGGACTAATTGGTGTTTCATGCCtaagaagaataataaaaagGTGG
Coding sequences within it:
- the LOC122314413 gene encoding uncharacterized protein LOC122314413 produces the protein MNSANTLIHPPHSLSGFSLLRHKCRLVPLHLSCSFSSPRRRRTNRRKNPRLFSDPSTADPSPDPTLQTVIDLNLLTSHTSSLLQTSQSHLHEFLSSARDAYEDLQTLITLDYDRRLVVSCRRSTVQFVGGLVICGFVLVFSFSVLYKLGLGFLRRRSGFGNGPVVVRRDRSLGGREVVVGKRVSGESNRRVSGNPLSPALRANLGVSERVPNNRVRALEKKLPKWWPVSVSPPGFVMNKQEYQREADRLVRVIMDNRMGGKDIMEDDIVQLRQICRTSGVRVSFDTTNTRDSFYRASVDFVLNSCSRVPSHSTSVQIYDEDAPQFVAGLAENIGLESIRAARIVSAAVAARTRSRFLQAWAWQIQGKHAEEKLELSKICLILRIFPPEEYSPEMEMVARGLEKHLKVEQREYLLNMLITVCGEESRRSATEALGLMPSPEGIGDQHESNYTGKVTL